In one window of Aceticella autotrophica DNA:
- a CDS encoding O-antigen ligase family protein, protein MGQKVISKKNKKKIKIGKASSRQFNTSILRIIFYVCLLALLAYPPFFRGMYFENEMLPNIVATSLVFILWVIIKLVKNEPVIIGKLDYGILSLAGAYFISTLFAVNVRTSIYEVLKYLDFAFIYLMVSRIVKTKKEVWILLNILVLSSVGVALIGLGSAAGIINYNGSWVGGRINSTFQYPNTTASFLMAFLFVNLALLSDAKNRYLKAFYGVLAFTQFYAFIFTLSRGAWVMFFIFGMLLMLLMPKGKKFEVALYFTGIVIASILPIVKFNSTVNGQMPSKLVIWYIVGTVLSLILTYLISFIIKAINEIKIKTSIMITAAVIAIAIIFIAGDIVFTAQVPLSLNHGANEADSGKTVTRFINNIDPGRQYVLKYTVKAQNTGNKDWAYGIIIDSRNENDQSQKLKEFYDKNSFSGEKTIEFKTLSDTKRLAISFTNNFKDTSVTFDKAEIYPKNNPQDVQNIILKYKYLPENIASRIQDINFTTQSSSQRMQFYKDGLKIFKAYPLFGAGGGAWTTLYFKYQSYLYWTTQTHSYFMQVLLDTGLIGFAALIFLLIALLMTIIRVYKSDLDINERVYFAAVVTAIVSIFAHAAMDFDLSLAAVSISLWALIGLIRAMDLEKCEKADILSTKRINNALTKNNYINYGILSIAIIVMFLSASFSTALSYAQNGDSDIKAKNIAKAEADFKNAVSYDPWNAKYRMAYGQILLNIGNQTRDFEKIKKAEDEIKKAADLEPYNFQINAQVGAFYLSHGQIDKGIQYVKKAVDVQPLRPENYQQLADAYNKVGMFYLQKGDKERAKEYLKKAVDVGKMYNKVNSKSLEPNPMMDQTKKIIEDSNKALEGIH, encoded by the coding sequence ATGGGACAAAAAGTGATAAGCAAAAAAAATAAGAAAAAAATAAAAATAGGGAAAGCAAGCAGCAGACAATTTAATACATCTATTTTAAGAATAATATTTTATGTTTGTTTGCTTGCACTCTTAGCATACCCGCCATTTTTCAGAGGAATGTACTTTGAAAATGAGATGCTGCCGAATATAGTAGCAACATCCCTTGTATTTATTTTATGGGTTATCATAAAACTTGTTAAGAATGAGCCTGTTATCATAGGGAAATTAGATTATGGAATATTGTCATTGGCTGGCGCATATTTCATATCGACATTATTTGCCGTCAATGTAAGGACAAGCATATATGAGGTATTAAAATATCTTGATTTTGCTTTTATTTATCTTATGGTAAGCAGGATTGTGAAAACAAAAAAAGAGGTTTGGATACTTTTAAATATTCTGGTACTAAGCTCAGTTGGAGTTGCATTAATAGGGCTTGGTTCTGCTGCCGGCATTATAAATTACAATGGCTCATGGGTTGGCGGAAGGATTAATTCAACATTTCAATATCCCAATACGACAGCATCTTTTTTAATGGCGTTTTTATTTGTTAATTTAGCATTGTTGTCAGATGCAAAAAACAGGTATTTAAAGGCATTTTATGGTGTATTGGCATTTACACAATTTTATGCATTTATATTTACATTATCTCGCGGTGCATGGGTTATGTTTTTCATTTTTGGAATGCTTTTAATGTTACTTATGCCTAAGGGGAAAAAGTTTGAGGTGGCATTATATTTTACAGGTATAGTTATTGCATCTATACTTCCTATTGTTAAATTTAATTCGACAGTAAACGGACAAATGCCATCAAAGCTTGTAATATGGTACATTGTCGGGACTGTATTATCGTTAATATTAACATATTTGATAAGCTTTATCATAAAGGCAATAAATGAAATAAAGATAAAAACCAGTATTATGATAACAGCGGCAGTTATTGCTATAGCTATTATATTCATTGCGGGGGATATAGTATTTACAGCTCAGGTTCCTCTTAGCTTGAACCACGGAGCAAATGAGGCTGACAGCGGCAAGACTGTTACACGGTTTATAAACAACATAGACCCTGGCAGACAGTATGTTTTAAAGTATACTGTTAAAGCTCAAAATACGGGGAATAAAGATTGGGCATATGGAATTATTATTGATAGCCGTAATGAAAATGACCAATCTCAAAAATTAAAAGAATTTTATGACAAGAATTCTTTTTCAGGTGAAAAAACAATAGAATTCAAAACATTAAGTGATACAAAACGTCTTGCAATATCCTTTACAAATAATTTTAAGGATACATCTGTTACATTTGATAAAGCCGAGATTTACCCTAAAAATAATCCACAGGATGTACAGAATATCATACTTAAATACAAATACCTGCCTGAAAATATTGCATCACGTATTCAGGATATAAATTTTACGACCCAAAGCAGTTCACAGCGTATGCAGTTTTATAAAGACGGGTTAAAGATATTTAAGGCATATCCTTTATTTGGAGCCGGTGGTGGCGCATGGACAACATTATATTTTAAATACCAGTCATATTTATATTGGACAACGCAAACACACAGCTATTTTATGCAGGTGCTTCTTGACACAGGCTTGATAGGTTTTGCTGCTTTAATTTTTCTTTTAATAGCATTATTAATGACAATCATTAGGGTATACAAGTCTGACCTTGACATAAATGAGAGGGTGTATTTTGCAGCGGTTGTTACTGCTATAGTAAGTATATTTGCACATGCAGCTATGGATTTCGATTTGTCATTGGCTGCCGTTTCCATATCATTATGGGCACTGATAGGTTTGATAAGGGCGATGGATTTAGAAAAGTGCGAAAAGGCAGATATTTTGAGCACAAAACGTATTAATAATGCATTAACTAAGAATAACTATATAAATTATGGAATACTAAGTATTGCTATAATAGTCATGTTTTTATCCGCATCCTTTTCTACTGCTTTAAGCTATGCACAAAATGGTGATAGTGATATTAAAGCTAAGAATATTGCAAAAGCTGAAGCAGATTTTAAAAATGCTGTATCCTATGACCCGTGGAATGCAAAATACAGGATGGCATACGGACAAATACTGTTAAATATAGGTAATCAAACAAGGGATTTTGAAAAAATAAAAAAAGCAGAGGATGAAATAAAGAAAGCTGCGGACTTAGAACCCTATAATTTCCAGATAAATGCACAAGTTGGAGCTTTTTATCTATCACATGGTCAGATTGACAAAGGGATACAATATGTTAAAAAAGCTGTAGACGTACAGCCTTTAAGACCTGAGAATTATCAACAGCTTGCAGATGCGTATAATAAGGTCGGTATGTTCTATCTGCAAAAGGGTGATAAAGAAAGAGCTAAAGAATATCTGAAGAAGGCTGTAGATGTAGGCAAGATGTACAATAAGGTTAATTCGAAATCATTGGAGCCAAACCCAATGATGGATCAGACTAAAAAGATAATTGAGGATTCAAATAAAGCACTTGAAGGAATACACTGA
- a CDS encoding AAA family ATPase, whose amino-acid sequence MKIPYGMSNFKAMREEGYLYVDKTMYIEKLERLNSKYIFFIRPRRFGKSLFLSTLEHYYDINAQKDFDKLYGDLYIGKNPTKLKNGYMVLELNFSGLNTDNKERLQESFLLSVKNSIISLLNKYDNIINNTEEIKNKIDGINDINAVISILINEVEKAGKKIYLIIDEYDHFANDIIAMGDNVFYKDIVRASGFVRDFYETVKIGTKNVIDRIFITGISPIMLDDLTSGFNIASNVTMDLGLNEMLGFTEEEVVKVIEEIGIGKKGGLIDNLRELYNGYLFNKNAGTRIYNPDMVLYYFDSYTRYRKPPEYLIDDNVKTDYGRLNRLAMNEENRETLEKIIKEESIVSDIVTKFSFDRMYDQEYFVSLLFYMGLLTIGRQEKTRLLLQIPNYVIKTIMWEYIELSIKKKYNIKLDLNTLRKSIEDMAYEGKIEPYIDYISQNVLKMLSNRDMINFDEKYIKIILFSYIVNSMAYRPISERETENGYIDIYLEKDIRMPDVKYEWLIELKYIKKSDEKNIDAVIKEGEEQLKKYAESQQYKGKQNIKKALIIFIGKGEYRIILND is encoded by the coding sequence ATGAAAATACCATATGGGATGTCCAACTTCAAAGCCATGAGAGAAGAAGGATACCTCTATGTAGACAAGACAATGTACATAGAGAAGCTCGAGCGATTAAACAGCAAATATATATTTTTCATAAGACCGAGACGGTTCGGGAAGAGCTTATTTTTGTCAACACTTGAACACTATTATGACATAAATGCACAAAAAGACTTTGACAAGCTGTATGGAGATTTGTATATAGGGAAAAATCCGACAAAACTAAAAAACGGCTATATGGTATTAGAACTTAATTTTTCCGGGTTAAATACAGATAATAAAGAAAGGTTACAAGAATCATTTTTATTAAGTGTAAAGAATTCAATAATTTCCTTACTCAATAAATATGATAATATAATAAATAACACAGAAGAAATAAAAAACAAAATAGATGGAATAAATGATATAAATGCTGTTATTTCAATATTGATAAATGAAGTAGAAAAAGCAGGCAAGAAGATATACCTCATAATAGACGAATACGACCATTTTGCAAATGACATCATAGCGATGGGAGATAATGTTTTTTATAAAGATATAGTAAGAGCATCAGGCTTTGTAAGGGACTTCTATGAAACAGTAAAAATAGGAACAAAAAATGTAATAGACAGGATATTCATAACAGGCATATCGCCAATAATGCTGGATGATTTGACGAGCGGATTCAACATAGCATCAAATGTGACAATGGATTTAGGTCTAAATGAGATGCTGGGATTTACAGAAGAAGAGGTAGTAAAAGTAATAGAAGAAATAGGAATAGGTAAAAAAGGTGGATTAATAGACAACCTAAGAGAACTATACAATGGATATCTGTTTAATAAAAATGCAGGAACGAGAATATACAATCCTGATATGGTACTATACTATTTTGACAGTTATACAAGATATAGAAAGCCGCCGGAATATTTAATAGATGACAATGTAAAAACGGACTACGGCAGGCTAAACAGGCTTGCAATGAACGAAGAAAATAGAGAAACATTAGAGAAAATAATAAAAGAAGAAAGCATAGTATCGGATATAGTAACCAAATTCTCCTTTGACAGGATGTATGACCAGGAATACTTTGTATCCCTTTTATTCTACATGGGATTATTAACGATAGGCAGGCAAGAAAAAACAAGGCTGCTACTGCAGATACCCAACTACGTAATCAAGACAATAATGTGGGAATATATAGAATTAAGCATAAAGAAAAAATATAATATTAAACTTGATTTAAATACATTAAGAAAATCAATAGAAGATATGGCGTATGAAGGCAAAATAGAACCATATATAGATTATATAAGCCAGAATGTGCTAAAAATGCTGTCAAATAGAGACATGATAAACTTTGACGAAAAATATATAAAAATAATTTTATTTTCATACATTGTAAACAGCATGGCATATAGACCCATAAGCGAAAGAGAAACAGAGAACGGATATATAGACATATACTTAGAAAAAGACATAAGGATGCCGGACGTAAAATACGAATGGCTGATAGAACTGAAATATATAAAAAAGAGTGACGAAAAAAATATTGATGCGGTAATAAAAGAAGGAGAAGAGCAGCTAAAGAAATATGCTGAGAGTCAACAATACAAGGGGAAACAAAACATAAAAAAAGCCCTTATTATATTCATAGGCAAAGGTGAATATAGAATCATATTAAATGATTGA
- a CDS encoding AAA family ATPase → MKIPYGMSNFKAMREEGYLYVDKTMYIEKLERLNSKYIFFIRPRRFGKSLFLSTLEHYYDINAQKDFDKLYGDLYIGKNPTKLKNGYMVLELNFSGLNTDNKERLQESFLLSVKNSIISLLNKYDNIINNAEEIKNKIDEINDINAVISILINEVEKAGKKIYLIIDEYDHFANDIIAMGDNVFYKDIVRASGFVRDFYETVKIGTKNVIDRIFITGISPIMLDDLTSGFNIASNVTMDLGLNEMLGFTEEEVVKIIEEIGIGKKGGLIDNLRELYNGYLFNKNAGTRIYNPDMVLYYFDSYTRYRKPPEYLIDDNVKTDYGRLNRLAMNEENRETLEKIIKEESIVSDIVTKFSFDRMYDQEYFVSLLFYMGLLTIKDNMYNITKLIIPNYVIKTIFWEYFEKKLKEENNIKYETEEMAKAIWDMAFEGKIEQFIEFISQNILIKLSNRDIIKFDEKYIKVILFTYLTMTNVYRPISERETENGYIDIYLEKDIRMPDVKYEWLIELKYVKKSDEKNIDVVIKEGEEQLKKYAESHQYKRKQNIKKALIIFIGKGEYRIILND, encoded by the coding sequence ATGAAAATACCATATGGGATGTCCAACTTCAAAGCCATGAGAGAAGAAGGATACCTCTATGTAGACAAGACAATGTACATAGAGAAGCTCGAGCGATTAAACAGCAAATATATATTTTTCATAAGACCGAGGCGGTTCGGGAAGAGCTTATTTTTGTCAACACTTGAACACTATTATGACATAAATGCACAAAAAGACTTTGACAAGCTGTATGGAGATTTGTATATAGGGAAAAATCCGACAAAACTAAAAAACGGCTATATGGTATTAGAACTTAATTTTTCCGGGTTAAATACAGATAATAAAGAAAGGTTACAAGAATCATTTTTATTAAGTGTAAAGAATTCAATAATTTCCTTACTCAATAAATATGATAATATAATAAATAACGCAGAAGAAATAAAAAACAAAATAGATGAAATAAATGATATAAATGCTGTTATTTCAATATTGATAAATGAAGTAGAAAAAGCAGGCAAGAAGATATACCTCATAATAGACGAATACGACCATTTTGCAAATGACATCATAGCGATGGGAGATAATGTTTTTTACAAAGATATAGTAAGAGCATCAGGCTTTGTAAGGGACTTCTATGAAACAGTAAAAATAGGTACAAAAAATGTAATAGACAGGATATTCATAACAGGCATATCGCCAATAATGCTGGATGATTTGACGAGCGGATTCAACATAGCATCAAATGTGACAATGGATTTAGGTCTAAATGAGATGCTGGGATTTACAGAAGAAGAGGTAGTAAAGATAATAGAAGAAATAGGAATAGGTAAAAAAGGTGGATTAATAGACAACTTAAGAGAACTATACAATGGATATCTTTTTAATAAAAATGCAGGAACGAGAATATACAATCCTGATATGGTACTATACTATTTTGACAGCTATACAAGATATAGAAAGCCGCCGGAATATTTAATAGATGACAATGTAAAAACGGACTATGGAAGGCTAAACAGGCTTGCAATGAACGAAGAAAATAGAGAAACATTAGAAAAGATAATAAAAGAAGAAAGCATAGTATCGGATATAGTAACCAAATTCTCCTTTGACAGGATGTATGACCAGGAATACTTTGTATCACTTTTATTCTACATGGGATTATTAACGATAAAAGATAACATGTATAACATAACAAAGCTTATTATACCCAACTATGTAATAAAGACTATATTTTGGGAGTATTTCGAAAAAAAACTGAAAGAAGAAAACAACATAAAATACGAAACTGAAGAAATGGCAAAAGCCATATGGGATATGGCTTTTGAGGGGAAGATAGAACAATTTATAGAATTTATAAGTCAGAACATACTGATTAAACTATCAAATAGAGACATAATAAAATTTGACGAAAAATATATTAAAGTGATATTATTCACATATTTAACGATGACTAATGTATATAGACCCATAAGCGAAAGAGAAACAGAGAACGGATATATAGACATATACTTAGAAAAAGACATAAGGATGCCGGACGTAAAATACGAATGGTTGATAGAACTGAAATATGTAAAAAAGAGTGACGAAAAAAATATTGATGTGGTAATAAAAGAAGGAGAAGAGCAGCTAAAGAAATATGCTGAGAGTCACCAATACAAAAGGAAACAAAACATAAAAAAAGCCCTTATTATATTCATAGGCAAAGGTGAATATAGAATCATATTAAATGATTGA
- a CDS encoding Rpn family recombination-promoting nuclease/putative transposase encodes MINNKSEKIINNKYDKGYKYLLSYKKVFIEFLRSFVKKDWVNQIEESKIIRINKSFILQDFKNKEADLVYQVKLRDKEVFFYVLMELQSKVDFQMPYRLLLYIIEVWREILKDSSLKQQKRKGYKLPAVVPIVLYNGANNWTASLNFKETIDSYELFGENIIDFKYILIDVNRYSEEELLQLSNLIGSIFLLDRKTDREKLLERLRKLTNVLKNLSEDEFVLLRNWVTSIISRSLPEEKKKEVKEILESSKEVSNSYLISNKS; translated from the coding sequence ATGATAAACAATAAAAGTGAAAAAATTATTAATAATAAGTATGATAAAGGATATAAATATTTGTTATCATATAAAAAAGTGTTTATTGAGTTTTTAAGAAGCTTTGTTAAGAAAGACTGGGTAAATCAAATAGAAGAATCAAAAATAATAAGGATAAATAAATCATTTATACTACAGGATTTCAAAAATAAAGAAGCTGATTTGGTTTACCAAGTAAAATTAAGGGATAAAGAAGTTTTTTTCTACGTATTAATGGAATTACAATCAAAGGTTGATTTCCAAATGCCATACAGATTGTTGCTGTATATAATTGAAGTATGGAGGGAAATCCTAAAAGATTCCTCATTAAAGCAGCAGAAGAGGAAAGGATATAAATTACCCGCAGTTGTTCCTATTGTATTGTATAATGGTGCTAACAACTGGACTGCATCTTTGAATTTTAAAGAAACAATAGATTCATATGAGTTATTTGGAGAAAACATAATAGATTTTAAATATATTTTAATTGATGTAAATAGATACAGTGAAGAAGAACTTCTGCAATTATCAAATCTCATAGGAAGTATATTTTTACTTGACAGAAAAACAGATAGAGAAAAATTACTGGAAAGATTAAGGAAATTAACGAATGTGTTAAAGAACCTGTCAGAAGATGAATTTGTATTACTGAGAAACTGGGTTACATCAATAATTTCGAGGTCATTACCCGAAGAAAAGAAAAAAGAAGTAAAAGAAATATTAGAAAGTAGTAAGGAGGTAAGCAACAGCTACCTTATTTCCAACAAATCTTGA
- a CDS encoding IS607 family transposase → MELLTISKAAKKLGVHPNSLRNWEKQGLIKPVRLPSGQCRYSIDELNKLLQSGQINTGQEDVVLYARVSTKKQADAGNLNRQLERLRQYADESNYHVVAEFTDVASGLNQKRRGLTNVLKLAERGEYKKLIIEYPDRLARFGYLYIERHLHYCGVEIIAIAEKEPEDTQSELVRDLLAIITSFSARLYGTRGGKKIRQGFRELITEVKSDGEKEKE, encoded by the coding sequence ATGGAATTATTAACTATAAGCAAAGCAGCAAAGAAGCTAGGTGTTCATCCCAACAGCCTGCGCAACTGGGAAAAGCAAGGTTTAATCAAGCCTGTCCGTTTGCCCAGTGGTCAGTGCCGATACTCCATAGACGAACTCAATAAGCTTTTGCAATCCGGACAGATAAACACTGGGCAGGAAGACGTTGTTTTATATGCCCGGGTATCCACTAAAAAGCAGGCAGATGCCGGCAATTTAAACAGACAATTGGAAAGGCTGAGGCAATATGCCGATGAATCAAATTACCATGTTGTTGCAGAGTTCACCGACGTAGCCAGTGGCTTAAATCAGAAACGCCGTGGTTTGACGAATGTGCTCAAGTTAGCTGAACGTGGTGAATACAAGAAACTTATAATCGAGTATCCTGACCGGCTGGCTCGGTTCGGGTATTTGTATATTGAGCGACACTTGCACTACTGTGGGGTGGAGATAATCGCTATAGCCGAGAAAGAGCCTGAAGATACACAATCCGAGCTGGTCAGGGACTTATTGGCGATAATCACGTCTTTTTCAGCCAGGCTGTATGGCACCAGAGGAGGTAAAAAGATAAGGCAGGGTTTTCGGGAACTGATAACAGAGGTGAAGTCAGATGGAGAAAAGGAAAAAGAATAA
- a CDS encoding IS200/IS605 family accessory protein TnpB-related protein — protein MEKRKKNKSYSPDGETSSAVCGEFFPEIYPALRSKKWSRGMEDPLNTEMRLFCSCTRWAFNRLQEDKSREELKKEGQQVFGLNSRYCDDAILKAKAIIESQKELLKMEKEETKTKLTRAKKKLSWAEKTLDKSVEKNDLEKIKNLKRTVHGRKAKVKKLSDKLDELKVHQDNGTIPTVVFGGHSLWKKVCKGRIPIEEWRKARQDRLYSRGDKTKGGNPNIKISEHDGEFFLSVTISHLSEQKGTDKKDRPIMTRAPHVEGRLWLPDKYRSKVYELLLSGAPYTVELIKGKDDRYRGHISFDLTPPDLITNPDYGYLGMDTNPDGVALANVGYTGQPEPWAENFNVSYPKALHKFDGEFQIKIHPNGFLYIKIPELSYSSGYRRTYLVGVLAKIVVDIAKALGKPIALEKLDFGKDHLNTNKKFNRMAANFPFKKMVEAVIRRAFKEGVGVKQVWPAHTSTIGYWKYKKKYGIIIHHAAALVIARRAIGFKERITDELKQKIQVLKEKLNQKANSLPGEGRGMTRKVKQLFKKLDGKILKFNGLTRFKQESFYSVWHELKHLALSSR, from the coding sequence ATGGAGAAAAGGAAAAAGAATAAATCGTACAGCCCTGACGGTGAAACAAGCAGCGCCGTCTGCGGTGAATTTTTCCCGGAAATCTACCCTGCCTTACGTTCAAAAAAGTGGAGCCGTGGGATGGAGGACCCGCTAAACACTGAAATGCGTCTTTTCTGTTCCTGTACACGCTGGGCTTTTAACCGGCTGCAAGAAGATAAATCACGTGAAGAACTAAAAAAAGAAGGTCAGCAGGTATTTGGCTTGAATTCACGATACTGTGATGATGCCATACTGAAAGCCAAAGCCATAATCGAATCTCAAAAAGAGCTTTTAAAAATGGAAAAAGAAGAAACAAAAACAAAACTGACCCGTGCGAAGAAGAAACTCAGTTGGGCAGAAAAAACCTTAGATAAATCTGTTGAAAAAAACGATTTGGAAAAAATCAAAAATCTTAAACGCACTGTACATGGTCGCAAAGCCAAGGTGAAAAAACTATCTGACAAGCTGGATGAGCTAAAGGTTCACCAAGACAATGGCACCATACCAACAGTAGTTTTCGGAGGTCATTCTTTGTGGAAGAAAGTTTGCAAAGGCAGAATTCCGATAGAAGAATGGCGTAAGGCGCGTCAAGACAGGTTATATTCCCGCGGCGACAAAACCAAAGGCGGTAACCCGAACATAAAGATAAGCGAACATGACGGTGAGTTTTTCTTATCAGTGACCATTTCTCACCTGTCCGAGCAAAAAGGCACGGATAAAAAAGATAGACCAATAATGACCAGAGCGCCCCATGTAGAAGGCAGGCTGTGGCTGCCGGATAAATACCGTTCAAAGGTGTATGAATTACTTTTGTCTGGTGCACCTTATACAGTAGAACTTATCAAAGGCAAGGATGACAGGTACAGGGGACATATCAGTTTCGACTTAACACCACCTGATTTAATAACTAATCCCGACTATGGATATTTAGGTATGGATACCAACCCTGACGGAGTAGCGCTTGCCAATGTCGGTTATACCGGTCAGCCGGAACCATGGGCAGAGAATTTTAACGTATCATACCCAAAAGCCCTGCACAAATTTGACGGTGAATTTCAGATAAAGATACATCCAAATGGTTTTCTTTACATCAAGATACCAGAACTATCTTACAGTTCTGGATACCGGCGTACTTACTTAGTCGGTGTGTTAGCCAAGATAGTAGTAGACATTGCTAAAGCCTTGGGTAAACCCATAGCCTTAGAAAAGCTGGACTTCGGGAAAGACCATCTAAATACCAACAAAAAATTCAACCGCATGGCAGCCAATTTCCCTTTTAAAAAGATGGTCGAAGCTGTCATACGCAGGGCTTTCAAAGAAGGAGTAGGTGTAAAGCAGGTATGGCCAGCGCACACGTCAACCATAGGTTACTGGAAGTACAAAAAGAAGTACGGCATAATAATACACCATGCCGCAGCATTGGTCATAGCACGTCGTGCGATAGGTTTCAAAGAGCGTATTACCGATGAATTAAAACAGAAAATCCAAGTTCTTAAAGAAAAGCTGAATCAAAAGGCAAATTCCTTGCCTGGGGAAGGAAGAGGGATGACCCGAAAGGTAAAGCAGCTCTTCAAGAAACTGGACGGAAAGATTCTTAAGTTTAATGGTCTGACCCGTTTCAAACAAGAATCATTTTATTCTGTCTGGCATGAATTGAAGCATCTTGCTTTATCAAGTAGGTGA
- a CDS encoding DUF4351 domain-containing protein produces MISNLERSLKHEFKKSKIEGKREGKIEGKIEGKIEGKIEGKIEGILAVLIEQLREKFTNVPSEFVDELKKLDEKKLLLIAKDIFKIEKIDDLKKYIN; encoded by the coding sequence ATGATTTCCAATTTAGAACGTTCTTTGAAGCATGAATTTAAAAAAAGTAAAATAGAAGGCAAAAGAGAGGGCAAAATAGAAGGCAAAATAGAAGGCAAAATAGAAGGCAAAATAGAAGGCAAAATAGAAGGAATACTTGCGGTTTTGATAGAGCAATTAAGAGAAAAATTTACAAATGTACCATCTGAATTTGTAGATGAACTTAAAAAATTAGACGAAAAAAAATTGCTTCTTATAGCGAAAGATATCTTTAAAATAGAAAAAATAGATGATTTAAAAAAATATATAAATTGA
- a CDS encoding nucleotidyltransferase family protein → MSGLLERDLKFIEEAANKYSEIEEIIIFGSRAMGNYKKGSDVDLALKGPNVNRKTVIRLSDDLNEEYPLPYFFDVVNYNDISNQELKQHIDHVGKTIYKKKRLNISSSNMSDEVQKF, encoded by the coding sequence ATGAGCGGATTATTGGAAAGAGATTTAAAGTTTATAGAAGAAGCCGCAAACAAATATTCAGAAATAGAAGAAATCATTATTTTTGGCAGCAGGGCTATGGGGAATTACAAAAAAGGTTCTGATGTTGATTTGGCACTAAAAGGACCAAATGTTAATAGAAAAACAGTAATCAGACTGAGTGATGATTTAAATGAAGAGTATCCCTTGCCATATTTTTTCGATGTGGTAAATTATAATGATATTTCAAATCAAGAACTCAAACAGCATATAGATCATGTGGGAAAAACGATTTATAAAAAGAAAAGACTCAACATTTCTTCATCAAATATGAGTGATGAAGTACAAAAATTTTAA
- a CDS encoding ABC transporter permease, translated as MTTLRELYEYREMLFSMVKKDLRTRYRGSFLGFLWTFVNPLLQLIVYSIVFSTIMRMNIYNFAMFLFVALLPWIFFSTSITQSTTIMMANSNLVKKIYFPRIILPISVALTGFMNMIFGFVIVFIALIIFKIQLSASIILLPIVMINELLFVIGLNIVFSALNIFFRDLEHILGIITMAWFYLTPIIFPVTMIPDKYLKLFFLNPMTSIILPYRDILYYGLWPSKKSLLLVFLMSLCFDIFAFIFFDRLQRRFAEEI; from the coding sequence ATGACAACATTGAGAGAACTGTACGAATACAGAGAAATGCTTTTTAGTATGGTTAAGAAAGATTTAAGGACAAGATACAGAGGATCTTTTTTAGGATTTTTATGGACATTTGTAAATCCTCTTTTGCAGCTCATAGTTTATTCAATAGTTTTTTCTACAATTATGCGTATGAATATATATAACTTTGCTATGTTTTTATTTGTAGCACTTTTGCCATGGATATTTTTTTCAACCTCAATTACGCAGAGTACAACTATAATGATGGCAAATAGCAACCTTGTCAAAAAAATATATTTTCCAAGGATTATACTGCCGATTTCCGTTGCATTAACGGGATTTATGAATATGATATTTGGTTTTGTAATTGTTTTTATAGCACTTATTATTTTTAAGATTCAGCTTTCAGCTTCAATAATACTACTGCCTATAGTGATGATAAATGAATTACTGTTTGTAATAGGATTGAATATTGTTTTTTCGGCTTTGAATATATTTTTCAGGGACCTTGAACATATACTGGGTATAATAACAATGGCTTGGTTTTATTTAACACCAATTATTTTCCCTGTAACGATGATACCTGATAAATACTTAAAATTGTTTTTTTTAAATCCTATGACATCTATTATTTTGCCATATAGAGATATTCTTTATTATGGACTGTGGCCAAGCAAAAAGTCTTTGCTATTAGTCTTTTTGATGTCATTATGCTTTGATATTTTTGCCTTTATATTTTTTGACAGACTACAAAGAAGATTTGCGGAGGAAATATAA